From the Cryptomeria japonica chromosome 2, Sugi_1.0, whole genome shotgun sequence genome, one window contains:
- the LOC131039189 gene encoding rust resistance kinase Lr10-like, with the protein MPSRYSYSQLKKITNNFADKLGEGAFGVVYKGKLSSGTMVAVKILDQSRHSESQFMNEVATVGRIHHVNLVRLMGYCFKEARRALVYEDVVNGCMEKFIFAEKGKEQIVNWDQLYSIALGAACGIAYLHQDCNRCIIHFDIKPHNILLDAEFIAKVADFGLAKLCGKGDNHISLTTTRGTPGYVAPELWYRNLGPVTNKSDVYSFGMVL; encoded by the coding sequence ATGCCCAGCAGATATTCATATTCTCAACTGAAGAAGATCACCAACAATTTTGCAGATAAATTGGGTGAAGGCGCTTTTGGTGTGGTTTACAAAGGAAAGCTCTCTAGCGGTACTATGGTGGCTGTAAAAATTCTGGATCAGTCGAGACACAGTGAGAGCCAGTTCATGAACGAAGTTGCAACTGTCGGAAGGATCCATCACGTTAATTTGGTTCGACTGATGGGCTATTGCTTCAAAGAAGCTAGAAGAGCACTTGTCTATGAGGACGTCGTGAATGGGTGTATGGAGAAGTTTATATTTGCAGAAAAAGGAAAAGAACAGATTGTCAATTGGGACCAGTTGTATTCAATTGCTTTGGGCGCAGCTTGTGGGATTGCGTATTTACACCAAGACTGCAACAGATGCATCATCCATTTCGACATTAAGCCTCACAATATACTCTTGGATGCGGAGTTCATAGCCAAAGTAGCTGATTTTGGTCTGGCTAAGCTTTGTGGAAAGGGGGACAATCACATATCACTTACGACAACGAGAGGAACCCCAGGGTACGTTGCGCCAGAGCTTTGGTACAGAAATTTGGGTCCTGTAACGAACAAATCAGATGTTTACAGTTTTGGAATGGTGTTATAG